Proteins encoded by one window of Venturia canescens isolate UGA chromosome 2, ASM1945775v1, whole genome shotgun sequence:
- the LOC122405894 gene encoding transcriptional regulator ATRX-like — MKTQRKLEVTEVELAYRAKNYHELRARRQRELSCASCGNTLSNNTEEIFLHPTFQILQCRKCNERTEDYRESKISIVCQICLASSKRFYKCNNKDCCYKFCQACVKRNAPKSIAEAEAKRWKCFLCNSEPLWKLRGVGATVMNFTSKKTKKKKISRKRSSDTEDEKSNFKNISYVRSRRLSEAQQLKKRLSTFCDEESPRESLEPSRPLHKQNNERTKQEQIDQSKKLEKYYGQGNVLTVDISSDDSDEIKSRKIIVEKDSHSRKKESSHRISMSSRKLPSPITDSSSEDDNMEMSKKTLPKRKTKDESRFLKKRKKVSPDRCSNSEEEVKEKRKKTSESTSIRGKSTNLKGGSKSKILNTENAKSKKETKDKYKSRQSRRDPSSDSGDSEDGESNRGNSRRNETDKPDGKSNKFHNHRRLMKQDSIPSDSSSGREFRTSKLIPHSYVVLKRIEELEHDYTKTPDSSPQVCKDILTKDQAFALKNMVTNFFADLKKAATKVVNDIEVAQARYCMKNSLRHTDVDSLILETEDVVTKLQKCVDTRKNKMEDYYEKWCKKARLKNVLKSKRTNTEDSKPSSLGQTSKKSPKNKRGSSNESSPSTSRRKSRSPSPVAKSNDDETTNLNVVSDYNSDEIFSDDDARNASKKSNPNSSSHEKQGTPSHCLSIGKTSRNDDVSSDENSNKQSIKNVSKRLFDKSSSSVDSVSGDRQEAEDNCEVEKITNTSKAARLSTESVDLSDIDIFETTIDSGNEGKIEGKKASKTNDQASDSEDNSTPEGPSESTNSRTNRKRNSSGSSTDCQKPDERDTSESPTNQRDSPMANSGKEEEKTSPNEDDDNEDKISTRSPTVSPVQELISEEKILTSSKSDDKIENISGTERPKGPASRESTEEGGNDKNNEEPFKMKDSLQQPNRSGNVEQEPQEIPSIDHADTETKEDDENEMNNISIGSLETVIQEMNYNLEKKSSKLLSSNDENEEDETPMNMSDDNEKRTEKADSSPATLPRERDSPLPHDTEEIANENDDTEPAESGSNSPIDSTTERESRKNIPKVDKSRSNSPELKTSKKQTTGKEMHKNDSDEKNKREKSKSNSPEINISRRSSVDSNESDETSIDKGSKSYSGISRVSRSSTPSETEDIEARNKLLLSSNSEDSSGDENTFALQSSSNLENEDIPPTPPESDTNIPKNTEKDKSDNDPEKTEKQIAKSKRNKFRIENYPHLKADKRLSQKCEVRLKRLKQKVLDRYSRALEKSRDYVDSKNLKRLVALDKLDKKKTVNKNSDSEDENTYRKRLRNKKKTTKEREETLLDHLEKVKNGEHIELSNESESETSNKEDNRVDKNKPKDHSEDSLFAEADEMAKKRLLESSDSETGEPSAVEGLDNDKDGKEEKSKKTVKAAEKKEKSDKKSNEEKKNEEKADKGRWRKNKLLTLKISDSDSDDEKEKFESSQKKSAEKNKNEGSDSDDSEEEKTPKKKRVRRQVLHSDSDGEVSPLSDSESSDESDENPKKKKKHGSEDDGKKKRKRVRRGDPGSSSSDSLEEKRPKTRRKRIKAAASDSDSDVENSQSSPNKSGRKNIRKLIRDKQVADVTKQAAKDEEERLQRIAERQKLYNQMYESRLADETKVDKLVLDFDEETKEPLVSVAEELVKKLKPHQAQGIKFMWDACFESLERIKSTPGSGCILAHCMGLGKSFQVVALSHTLLQNEATGIKTIMVVCPLSTVLNWTNEFKIWLENVPDGDDIEVYELTKTKKNYERKHYLQNWQRTGGVMIIGYEMFRNLINTGKRVRKNIQDALLQCLVDPGPDLIVCDEGHLLKNEDTALSKAMRRVKTLRRIVLTGTPLQNNLIEYHCMVQFVKPNLLGTKKEFANRFENPITNGQFDNSTEYDVRLMKKRAHVLHKMLEGSVQRLDYSVLTPFLPPKQEYVIFVRLTKVQIKMYRHYLDNYARRAGGVGGSLFADFQALQRIWTHPLVMRLSQKQKDLANEKKRMDSDSEGSLRDFINDDTSGSSSGSDVQSISNSDDSSKKTKRGTRANPIKEEPGVVNLENNEEPRSDEWWAQFVEKEDYEDMRVSSKLLVLFAILKQSHAIGDKVLVFSQSLFSLTLIEEFLRMIDDATQAGNDDSENLDKHSGSWSLGLDYFRLDGQASTDNRRRWCEIFNKPTNTRARLFLISTRAGGLGINLTAANRVIIFDASWNPSHDVQSIFRIYRFGQKKPCYVYRLLAAGTMEEKIYNRQVTKLSLSCRVVDEQQIERHYTNNALAELYELDPCEDEKTLNLPKDRLLADIFLQYKQCVFNYHEHDSLLENQAGEELDEEERKQAWLEYEEEKKGKRILPPPAFTNYQDELFMQQTNLILSQQNPVMANPAMMLDYENIRQMISKDYPLFSEAQQRAMATRTVQEMYNYVERQTMANQHSRVNQMPLPNQVPPANQVPRTMLNSLLVDNLLAQQSAPIPTHPTPEMIRMYQQSLLPQNGQLNYPTNQNVIADSSGPARNPSIPQIPPLPSQSSAVPPAVTDDDIIEIPSSPEKILGTSPAPGGSRKSQEE, encoded by the exons ATGAAAACACAG cgCAAATTAGAAGTAACGGAAGTGGAATTAGCATATCGAGCCAAAAATTATCATG AATTGAGAGCTCGGAGACAACGAGAACTCTCCTGTGCTTCCTGCGGAAACACTCTCAGTAATAATACAGAAGAAATCTTTTTGCATCCAACATTCCAAATTTTGCAGTGCAGG AAATGTAACGAACGTACAGAGGACTACCGAGAATCAAAAATTTCCATAGTATGCCAAATTTGTTTAGCCTCCTCAAAGAGATTTTACAAGTGCAACAACAAAGATTGTTGTTACAAATTTTGTCAG gctTGTGTCAAAAGGAATGCTCCCAAATCAATAGCAGAAGCAGAAGCAAAGAGATGGAAGTGCTTCTTATGTAACTCGGAGCCCCTGTGGAAGTTACGCGGTGTTGGTGCCACAGTGATGAATTTTACATCCAA AAagactaagaaaaaaaaaatctcgaggaAGAGATCTAGTGACACTGAAGACGAAAAGTCaaacttcaaaaatatatCCTACGTGAGGAGTCGTCGTCTCAGCGAGGCTCAACAGTTGAAGAAACGATTGAGCACATTTTGCGACGAGGAGAGTCCGAGAGAAAGTCTGGAGCCTTCGCGTCCTCTTCACaagcaaaataatgaaagaacCAAGCAAGAACAAATAGATCAGagcaaaaaacttgaaaaatattatggtCAGGGGAATGTTTTAACAGTTGATATATCGAGCGATGATTCGGACGAAataaaatctcgaaaaattaTCGTCGAAAAAGATTCGCACTCGAGGAAAAAGGAATCGTCTCACAGAATTTCGATGAGCTCACGCAAATTGCCAAGTCCGATCACTGATAGTTCAAGCGAAGATGATAACATGGAAATGtctaaaaaaacattgcctaaACGAAAGACCAAAGATGAAAgtagatttttgaaaaaaaggaaaaaagtttcgcCCGATCGATGTTCCAACAGCGAAGAggaagtgaaagaaaaacgtaAGAAAACATCGGAATCAACTTCGATTCGGGGTAAATCCACTAATTTGAAAGGAGGCAGTAAATCAAAGATACTTAATACAGAGAATGCCAAATCTAAAAAAGAGACGAAAGACAAATATAAGTCGAGACAATCTCGAAGAGATCCTTCGTCCGATAGTGGAGATTCCGAGGACGGTGAATCGAATCGAGGAAATTCTCGACGTAACGAGACCGACAAACCGGATggaaaatcgaataaatttcaTAACCATCGTCGGCTAATGAAGCAGGATAGTATCCCGAGTGATTCGAGTTCAGGGAGAGAGTTTCGTACATCTAAATTAATCCCACATAGTTACGTTGTGTTGAAACGAATCGAGGAGCTTGAGCATGATTATACAAAAACACCGGACTCAAGTCCCCAAGTATGCAAAGACATATTAACGAAAGATCAGGCATTCGCGTTGAAAAATATGGTTACAAATTTCTTCGCAGATCTCAAAAAAGCGGCTACTAAAGTGGTGAACGATATCGAAGTTGCACAAGCGCGATATTGTATGAAAAACTCACTGCGACATACGGACGTTGACAGTCTGATACTCGAAACAGAAGATGTCGTTACGAAACTTCAGAAGTGCGTCGATaccaggaaaaataaaatggaagaTTATTATGAAAAGTGGTGCAAAAAAGCGAGACTGAAAAACGTATTAAAATCAAAAAGAACGAACACGGAGGATTCGAAACCTTCGTCCTTGGGGCAAACGTCTAAAAAGTCGcccaaaaataagagaggtTCTTCAAACGAATCTAGCCCCTCGACTTCGCGAAGAAAATCTCGTTCTCCGAGTCCTGTTGCAAAGAGCAACGACGATGAAACCACTAACCTCAACGTCGTTTCCGACTACAATAGCGATGAAATATTCTCGGACGATGATGCAAGGAACGCTTCCAAGAAGAGTAATCCAAATTCATCCAGTCACGAAAAACAAGGAACACCGTCTCACTGTCTTTCGATtggaaaaacctcgagaaATGACGATGTCTCCTCCGACGAGAACTCCAATaaacaatcaataaaaaatgtaagtaAAAGATTATTCGATAAATCTTCGTCTTCCGTAGATTCGGTCAGTGGCGATCGACAGGAAGCAGAGGACAATTgtgaggtggaaaaaattacgaatacTTCCAAAGCAGCAAGACTGAGTACGGAGAGCGTGGACCTATCAGACATCGACATATTTGAAACTACCATTGATTCCGgtaatgaaggaaaaattgaaggaaagaAAGCGAGCAAAACCAATGACCAAGCCAGCGATTCTGAGGATAATTCCACCCCGGAAGGACCTTCGGAATCTACAAACTCACGAACAAACCGAAAGAGAAACTCTTCGGGATCCAGTACCGATTGCCAGAAGCCCGATGAAAGAGATACTTCTGAATCACCAACAAATCAACGAGATTCCCCCATGGCGAATTCCGgtaaagaagaggaaaaaacttcTCCAAATGAAGATGATGATAACGAAGATAAAATATCCACAAGATCTCCCACCGTTTCCCCCGTCCAAGAGCTTATctcggaagaaaaaattcttacaAGTTCAAAAAGCGACGATAAAATTGAGAACATTTCTGGGACTGAGAGACCAAAAGGTCCGGCATCTCGTGAATCCACTGAGGAAGGTggtaacgataaaaataacgaagaaCCGTTTAAAATGAAAGATTCGTTGCAGCAACCCAATCGGTCGGGGAATGTAGAACAAGAACCTCAGGAAATTCCGTCGATCGATCACGCTGATACTGAGACGAAGGAAGATGATGAAAATGAGATGAATAACATAAGTATTGGTTCGCTCGAAACTGTAATACAAGAGATGAATTATAATTTAGAGAAAAAGAGTTCGAAATTATTATCGAGTAACGATGAGAATGAGGAGGATGAAACCCCGATGAACATGAGCGACGATAATGAGAAAAGAACTGAAAAAGCGGATTCATCACCGGCTACGCTTCCTCGAGAAAGAGATTCTCCATTGCCACATGACACGGAAGAGATCGCGAACGAGAACGATGATACAGAACCTGCGGAATCAGGCTCGAACTCACCGATTGACAGTACAACGGAACGAGAGTCGCGAAAAAATATACCGAAGGTGGATAAATCGCGTTCAAATTCACCGGAGTTGAAAACCTCCAAAAAACAAACGACTGGAAAGGAAATGCATAAAAACGATAGCGACGAGAAaaacaagagagaaaaatcaaaatctaaCTCAccggaaataaatatttccagaAGATCCTCTGTGGATTCTAACGAAAGTGATGAAACCTCGATTGATAAAGGCTCGAAATCGTATTCGGGGATTTCACGAGTTTCAAGGAGTTCTACTCCCTCGGAAACCGAGGATATCGAAGCAAGAAACAAATTATTGTTATCGTCGAACAGTGAAGACTCGAGCGGCGATGAGAATACGTTCGCTTTACAAAGTTCCAGTAATCTCGAAAACGAAGATATTCCTCCAACTCCACCTGAATCGGACACGAATATTccaaaaaatactgaaaaagaTAAAAGCGACAATGACCCCGAGAAAACCGAAAAGCAGATTGCGAAATcgaaacgaaataaatttcgcaTCGAAAATTATCCGCATCTCAAGGCTGATAAGCGTTTGAGCCAAAAATGTGAAGTTCGTTTAAAAAGATTGAAACAAAAAGTTCTTGATCGGTACTCGAGAGCTTTGGAAAAATCACGCGATTATGTCGACTCAAAAAACCTCAAAAG ACTCGTAGCTCTCGATAAACTCGACAAAAAAAAGACAGTAAACAAAAACTCGGACAGTGAGGATGAAAACACTTACCGCAAACGCttgaggaataaaaagaaaacaacaaaAGAGCGCGAAGAAACCTTGTTGGACCACTTGGAAAAGGTTAAGAACGGTGAACACATTGAATTAAGTAACGAATCTGAGAGCGAAACATCCAATAAAGAAGATAACCGAGTTGATAAAAACAAACCGAAGGATCACAGCGAGGATAGTCTCTTTGCCGAAGCAGACGAAATGGCGAAAAAACGATTGCTCGAGAGTTCAGATTCTGAAACAG GAGAACCAAGTGCCGTCGAAGGTTTAGACAACGACAAGgatggaaaagaagaaaagtccaaaaaaacagtaaaagcagctgaaaaaaaggaaaaatctgataaaaaatCCAACGAAGAAAAG aaaaatgaagaaaaagctGATAAAGGTCGTTGGCGAAagaacaaacttttaacgttGAAGATTTCTGATTCTGATTCCGATGATGAGAAGGAAAAGTTCGAATCGTCGCAAAAAAAATCCgccgaaaaaaataagaacgaAGG GTCAGATTCGGACGACagtgaggaagaaaaaacccCGAAAAAGAAACGCGTTCGAAGACAAGTATTACATTCAGATTCAGATGGCGAAGTATCGCCACTAAGCGACTCGGAAAGTTCGGATGAAAGTGACGAAAAtccaaagaaaaagaaaaaacatggaAGCGAAGATGACGGGAAGAAAAAGCGTAAGCGTGTGAGAAGAGGTGACCCTGGTTCAAGTTCGTCGGACTCGTTGGAAGAAAAAcg ACCAAAAAcgcggaggaaaagaattAAAGCAGCTGCCAGCGACAGTGACAGCGATGTCGAGAACTCGCAGAGTAGTCCAAATAAATctgggagaaaaaatatccgTAAACTCATCAGAGACAAACAAGTTGCAGACGTCACCAAACAAGCTGCCAAAGACGAGGAAGAAAGACTCCAACGTATAGCCGAACGACAAAAATTG taCAACCAAATGTATGAAAGTCGTCTGGCGGACGAAACAAAAGTGGACAAACTCGTCCTGGATTTCGACGAGGAAACAAAAGAACCTCTGGTGAGCGTTGCCGAGGAGTTGGTGAAGAAATTGAAGCCTCATCAAGCGCaaggaataaaattcatgTGGGATGCATGTTTCGAATCATTGGAGAGGATAAAGTCAACACCGGGCTCCGGATGTATATTGGCCCATTGTATGGGTTTGGGTAAAAGTTTTCAAGTGGTGGCGCTTTCTCACACGTTACTTCAAAACGAGGCGACGGGTATAAAAACTATAATGGTGGTGTGCCCATTGAGCACAGTACTGAATTGGACGAACGAGTTCAAAATATGGTTGGAAAATGTGCCGGACGGTGACGACATCGAGGTTTACGAATTGACGAAAACTAAGAAGAATTACGAGAGGAAACATTACTTGCAAAATTGGCAGAGAACTGGTGGCGTCATGATCATCGGTTACGAAATGTTTCGTAATTTGATTAACACCGGCAAaagagtacgaaaaaatatacaagATGCACTCTTGCAGTGTCTGGTCGATCCCGGTCCCGACTTAATAGTCTGCGACGAAGGGCATTTGTTGAAAAACGAAGATACAGCTTTGAGCAAAGCAATGAGGCGGGTAAAAACCCTTCGAAGAATTGTACTGACCGGTACACCATTGCAAAACAACTTAATCGAGTATCATTGCATGGTTCAATTTGTAAAACCAAATTTGCTGGgaacgaaaaaagaattcgcCAACAGATTTGAGAATCCCATAACGAACGGTCAGTTCGACAATTCGACGGAATACGATGTAAGATTGATGAAAAAGCGTGCCCACGTATTGCACAAAATGTTGGAGGGAAGCGTACAAAGATTGGATTATTCGGTGCTAACGCCGTTTTTACCGCCAAAACAAGAATACGTGATTTTCGTCAGATTAACAAAGGTCCAGATAAAAATGTATCGTCATTATTTGGACAATTATGCTCGACGAGCCGGTGGCGTTGGTGGTTCGTTGTTCGCCGATTTTCAGGCGCTTCAGCGTATCTGGACACATCCGCTGGTGATGCGATTGAGCCAGAAACAAAAGGATCTCGCTAACGAGAAGAAACGAATGGATTCGGATTCCGAAGGATCGCTGCGAGATTTCATCAACGACGACACCAGCGGGAGCTCTTCGGGCAGCGACGTCCAGTCGATCAGTAATTCTGACGACTCtagtaaaaaaacaaaacgaggaACCCGAGCAAATCCTATTAAAGAAGAGCCAGGAGTTGTAAACTTGGAGAACAATGAAGAGCCGCGCAGCGACGAATGGTGGGCACAGTTCGTCGAAAAAGAGGATTACGAAGATATGAGAGTATCGTCTAAATtattggtactttttgcaatCTTAAAACAAAGCCATGCGATCGGCGATAAagttctcgttttttcacaatcgttaTTCTCGTTGACTTTGATCGAAGAATTTCTTCGTATGATCGACGATGCGACACAAGCCGGTAACGACGATTCGGAGAATTTGGACAAGCATTCGGGCAGTTGGTCTTTGGGATTGGATTATTTCAGACTCGATGGTCAAGCTTCAACGGATAATAGACGTCGATGGTGCGAAATATTTAACAAACCGACCAATACGAGAGCTCGATTATTTTTGATATCCACGAGAGCTGGCGGGCTCGGCATTAATTTGACAGCTGCTAATCGAGTTATTATATTCGACGCAAGCTGGAATCCTTCTCACGATGTACAAAGTATATTCCGAATTTACCGCTTTGGTCAAAAAAAGCCTTGTTACGTTTATCGATTACTTGCTGCGGGGaccatggaagaaaaaatttataatcgtCAAGTTACAAAATTATCACTCTCTTGTCGGGTCGTTGATGAGCAACAAATCGAGAGACACTACACTAACAATGCCCTCGCCGAACTTTACGAGCTCGACCCATGCGAGGATGAGAAAACTCTTAATCTGCCAAAAGATCGATTGCTCGCTGACATCTTTTTACAATACAAACAGTGCGTTTTCAATTATCACGAGCACGATTCTTTGTTGGAGAATCAAGCGGGTGAAGAGTTggacgaggaagagagaaaacaggCTTGGCTCGAATacgaagaggagaaaaagggCAAAAGAATTTTACCGCCACCTGCTTTCACGAATTATCAAGATGAATTATTCATGCAGCAAACAAATCTCATATTGTCCCAACAAAATCCCGTTATGGCCAATCCCGCTATGATGCTCGATTACGAAAATATCAGGCAAATGATATCGAAAGATTATCCGCTGTTTTCGGAAGCTCAGCAAAGAGCAATGGCAACTCGCACTGTTCAAGAAATGTATAATTACGTTGAACGTCAAACCATGGCCAATCAACACTCTCGAGTTAACCAAATGCCGCTCCCCAACCAAGTACCACCTGCTAATCAAGTTCCACGGACTATGTTGAATAGCTTACTCGTTGATAATCTTCTAGCTCAACAATCAGCGCCTATTCCCACACATCCAACACCTGAAATGATACGAATGTATCAGCAGAGCCTGCTCCCGCAAAATGGACAATTGAATTATCCGACCAACCAGAATGTTATAGCCGACTCTTCGGGCCCTGCTCGAAACCCATCTATACCGCAAATACCACCATTACCTTCCCAATCGTCAGCTGTGCCACCGGCTGTCACCGACGATGACATCATCGAG ATTCCTTCGTCGcctgaaaaaattctcggCACTTCTCCTGCACCGGGTGGAAGCCGCAAGAGTCAAGAGGAATAA
- the Ids gene encoding iduronate 2-sulfatase isoform X2: MRRLSMIILIFLMNLLTWQTTESLNFLLIVIDDLRPALGSYGDASAYTPNIDKLAESSVLFSQTYAQQSLCAPSRNSLLTSRRPDTLRLYDFYNYWRDTVGNFTTLPQHLKNNGYVTKSIGKIFHPGISSNYSDDSPYSWTDKPFHPRTNRYKNSPVCPGFDASSPAANLVCPVSVASMPRKTLPDLEILKAAKIFIKNHTNDERPFFLAVGFEKPHIPLKYPQEYLNYHPLSKFNMVYPYEWPKNVSNVAYNPWTDIRQRDDVQNLQLKFPWEKIPVGFAKTIIQSYYAAVTYVDDLVGMLLDELRCSNIQNDTVVLLTSDHVADLLWGDDGRTKKRAVKRVLQMKENSAHPERPRNVRRSEYRVFKDKRNVVRVDAMVELVDIFPTIAEMAGVPIPICPEFRAHFHDVDNRTSMPNLCSEGVSLIPLIKAAKENQVIDWKSGAFSQYPRPGVEPTAKPNSDKPRLRDIAIMGYSLRTKDYRYTAWIRFIQETKMPDWSTILAEELYDHTVDWNENLNVAMNPQFYDVKVELRKLLRSGWRKALPDAISF; encoded by the exons ATGCGACGTCTCAGTATGATTATTCTAATATTCTTGATGAATTTACTGACCTGGCAAACAACCGAGAGCTTGAATTTTCTACTGATCGTCATTGACGATCTGAGGCCCGCACTAGGCTCCTATGGAGACGCAAGTGCATACACTCCCAACATAGATAAGTTAGCTGAAAGCAGCGTATTATTCAGTCAAACTTACGCACAG CAATCTCTGTGCGCTCCGAGCAGAAATTCTCTGCTGACGAGTCGAAGACCTGACACTCTGCGATTGTacgatttttataattattggaGAGACACCGTTGGTAATTTTACGACTCTGCCTCAGCACCTGAAAAACAATGGTTACGTTACGAAATCTATcgggaaaatatttcatccaG GCATTAGTTCCAATTATTCTGATGACAGTCCATACTCGTGGACGGATAAGCCATTTCATCCACGAACgaatcgttacaaaaattCGCCGGTCTGTCCAGGCTTCGACGCGTCGTCGCCAGCAGCAAATCTC gttTGTCCAGTTTCGGTGGCTTCCATGCCTCGTAAAACGTTGCCGGATTTGGAAATTCTCAAAGctgcaaaaatattcattaaaaatcacACTAATGACGAAAGACCATTTTTCTTGGCAGTCGGTTTCGAGAAACCTCATATACCATTGAAATATCCACAGGAATATTTGA ACTATCATCCATTAAGTAAATTCAATATGGTTTACCCCTACGAATGGCCAAAAAACGTTAGTAACGTCGCTTACAATCCTTGGACCGACATTCGACAACGGGATGATGTTCAAAATTTACAGCTCAAATTTCCGTGGGAAAAAATTCCAG TCGGTTTCGCCAAAACGATTATACAATCTTACTACGCCGCGGTGACTTACGTCGATGATCTCGTTGGCATGCTCCTCGACGAATTGCGATGCTCCAATATTCAAAACGATACAGTCGTCCTTTTGACCTCCGATCATG TTGCGGATTTACTGTGGGGAGATGACGGAAGAACAAAAAAGCGAGCTGTCAAACGTGTTTTacaaatgaaggaaaattcgGCTCATCCAGAACGTCCTAGAAACGTTCGAAGATCGGAGTATCGAGTTTTTAAGGACAAACGAAATGTCGTACGGGTTGATGCGATGGTAGAGCTTGTTGATATTTTTCCCACGATTGCCGAAATGGCAGGAGTTCCGATACCAATCTGCCCAGAATTTCGAGCCCATTTTCACGATGTTGACAACAGAACGTCGATGCCTAATCTCTGCAGCGAAGGAGTCAGCCTGATTCCTCTTATAAAAGCTGCGAAAGAAAACCAG GTAATAGATTGGAAAAGTGGAGCTTTCAGTCAATATCCACGACCAGGAGTAGAGCCAACAGCAAAACCAAACAGCGACAAGCCACGACTCCGAGACATTGCTATAATGGGCTATTCGCTGCGAACGAAGGATTACCGTTATACTGCCTGGATACGATTTATCCAAGAGACAAAAATGCCAGATTGGAGCACGATACTTGCTGAGGAGCTTTACGATCACACCGTTGATTGGAACGAAAATTTAAATGTCGCCATGAATCCACAGTTCTACGACGTTAAGGTAGAACTTCGAAAATTATTGCGAAGTGGTTGGAGAAAAGCTCTTCCGGATGCGATCTCattctga
- the Ids gene encoding iduronate 2-sulfatase isoform X1, with protein sequence MRRLSMIILIFLMNLLTWQTTESLNFLLIVIDDLRPALGSYGDASAYTPNIDKLAESSVLFSQTYAQQSLCAPSRNSLLTSRRPDTLRLYDFYNYWRDTVGNFTTLPQHLKNNGYVTKSIGKIFHPGISSNYSDDSPYSWTDKPFHPRTNRYKNSPVCPGFDASSPAANLVCPVSVASMPRKTLPDLEILKAAKIFIKNHTNDERPFFLAVGFEKPHIPLKYPQEYLNYHPLSKFNMVYPYEWPKNVSNVAYNPWTDIRQRDDVQNLQLKFPWEKIPVGFAKTIIQSYYAAVTYVDDLVGMLLDELRCSNIQNDTVVLLTSDHGWSLGEHAEWAKYSNFEVALRVPLIISIPRTEPRVTVRHVGLSGFLHPVADLLWGDDGRTKKRAVKRVLQMKENSAHPERPRNVRRSEYRVFKDKRNVVRVDAMVELVDIFPTIAEMAGVPIPICPEFRAHFHDVDNRTSMPNLCSEGVSLIPLIKAAKENQVIDWKSGAFSQYPRPGVEPTAKPNSDKPRLRDIAIMGYSLRTKDYRYTAWIRFIQETKMPDWSTILAEELYDHTVDWNENLNVAMNPQFYDVKVELRKLLRSGWRKALPDAISF encoded by the exons ATGCGACGTCTCAGTATGATTATTCTAATATTCTTGATGAATTTACTGACCTGGCAAACAACCGAGAGCTTGAATTTTCTACTGATCGTCATTGACGATCTGAGGCCCGCACTAGGCTCCTATGGAGACGCAAGTGCATACACTCCCAACATAGATAAGTTAGCTGAAAGCAGCGTATTATTCAGTCAAACTTACGCACAG CAATCTCTGTGCGCTCCGAGCAGAAATTCTCTGCTGACGAGTCGAAGACCTGACACTCTGCGATTGTacgatttttataattattggaGAGACACCGTTGGTAATTTTACGACTCTGCCTCAGCACCTGAAAAACAATGGTTACGTTACGAAATCTATcgggaaaatatttcatccaG GCATTAGTTCCAATTATTCTGATGACAGTCCATACTCGTGGACGGATAAGCCATTTCATCCACGAACgaatcgttacaaaaattCGCCGGTCTGTCCAGGCTTCGACGCGTCGTCGCCAGCAGCAAATCTC gttTGTCCAGTTTCGGTGGCTTCCATGCCTCGTAAAACGTTGCCGGATTTGGAAATTCTCAAAGctgcaaaaatattcattaaaaatcacACTAATGACGAAAGACCATTTTTCTTGGCAGTCGGTTTCGAGAAACCTCATATACCATTGAAATATCCACAGGAATATTTGA ACTATCATCCATTAAGTAAATTCAATATGGTTTACCCCTACGAATGGCCAAAAAACGTTAGTAACGTCGCTTACAATCCTTGGACCGACATTCGACAACGGGATGATGTTCAAAATTTACAGCTCAAATTTCCGTGGGAAAAAATTCCAG TCGGTTTCGCCAAAACGATTATACAATCTTACTACGCCGCGGTGACTTACGTCGATGATCTCGTTGGCATGCTCCTCGACGAATTGCGATGCTCCAATATTCAAAACGATACAGTCGTCCTTTTGACCTCCGATCATG GTTGGTCATTGGGAGAGCATGCCGAATGGGCGAAATACAGTAATTTCGAAGTTGCTCTACGTGTGCCACTGATCATTTCGATTCCTCGCACGGAGCCGCGCGTGACAGTTAGACACGTTGGTCTAAGTGGTTTCCTTCATCCAGTTGCGGATTTACTGTGGGGAGATGACGGAAGAACAAAAAAGCGAGCTGTCAAACGTGTTTTacaaatgaaggaaaattcgGCTCATCCAGAACGTCCTAGAAACGTTCGAAGATCGGAGTATCGAGTTTTTAAGGACAAACGAAATGTCGTACGGGTTGATGCGATGGTAGAGCTTGTTGATATTTTTCCCACGATTGCCGAAATGGCAGGAGTTCCGATACCAATCTGCCCAGAATTTCGAGCCCATTTTCACGATGTTGACAACAGAACGTCGATGCCTAATCTCTGCAGCGAAGGAGTCAGCCTGATTCCTCTTATAAAAGCTGCGAAAGAAAACCAG GTAATAGATTGGAAAAGTGGAGCTTTCAGTCAATATCCACGACCAGGAGTAGAGCCAACAGCAAAACCAAACAGCGACAAGCCACGACTCCGAGACATTGCTATAATGGGCTATTCGCTGCGAACGAAGGATTACCGTTATACTGCCTGGATACGATTTATCCAAGAGACAAAAATGCCAGATTGGAGCACGATACTTGCTGAGGAGCTTTACGATCACACCGTTGATTGGAACGAAAATTTAAATGTCGCCATGAATCCACAGTTCTACGACGTTAAGGTAGAACTTCGAAAATTATTGCGAAGTGGTTGGAGAAAAGCTCTTCCGGATGCGATCTCattctga